The following DNA comes from Curtobacterium sp. 9128.
AGTCGCGTCGGGGTTCGTGACGATGAAGCGGGCGCCGTCGCGGATCAGGCGGACGGCCTTGGTGATCGCCTCGAACGAGTAGTTGCGGGTCTCGCCGACGACGACGTAGTCGGGGGCGGTCTCGGTCATGATGAAGCCGGCCTCGTGGAGGGCGGTGGTCATGCCGGCCTCGCCGATGACGAACGCGGAGCCGCCCGGCATCTGCGACTTGCAGAAGTCCGCCGTCGCGAGGGCGCTCGTCCAGATACGGTCCTCCGGCACGTCGATGCCGGACCACCGCAGGCGGGCGCTGAGGTCGCGCGGCGTGAAGATCGAGTTGTTCGTGAGGACGAGGAACTCCGTGCCCTCGTCGAGCCACTGCTGGATGAGTTCCGGGGCACCGGGGAGCGCCTGGTTCTCGTGGACGAGGACGCCGTCCATGTCCGTCAGCCAGCACTCGACCTCGTCGCGGGTTGCCATGTTCCTCACCCTAGTGCGCGCCGGTCGCGGCGCCGCCCGTGGCCGGCTCGGAAAAGGCCGGGAGGCTCGGATCGGCTCTTGCGCGCCGCTCGCGGACCCGAGATGGTCGAGACACCGAACGTCGTTCGGCTTTGCCGTACGATTTTCGAGACCCGTACCGAAACTGCGGGACCCGTCCCGAACCAGGAGAACCACCCGTGCTCGTCGAACCCGGAAGCCCGTCCGCCACCCCACGACCGACGGCCGGTGACGCCGTCGTGCCGGCGGCTCCGCGACGACGTCGGGGGCGGCCGAACGTGCTCACCCGCGAGCAGGTCATCGACGCGGCGACGGCGATCGCGAACGAGGACGGTCTCGAGCGGCTGTCGTTCCGTGCCCTCGGCAACCGGCTCGGGGTCGCGCCGATGACGGTGCACCGGACGATCGGCGGGCTCGACGACCTGCACGCGGAGCTCGTGCGCCGGACGGTCGACGAGTTCACGGCGACGTTCGTGTGGCCGACGGACTGGCGGGAGATCGTCCGCGTGTTCGCCACCACCTTCCGGGACCTGATGCGCACCCACCCGCTCGTGCTCGAGTCGCACAGCAGCCGGGCGCCGCTGGTGTCGAGCGAGTCGGACGCGGTCGTCGCGAAGGTCGTCGGCGCGCTCCGCTCCGCCGGACTGTCCGACACCGAGGCGATGTACGCGTTCTTCGTCGTGTACGACTTCGTCGTCGGGCACGCCGGGGTGCAGGTCGGTCGTGGTGACGCCGAGGCCGGGCGCCCGGAGCGGCACGCGCTCGTCGGCGAGATCCTCGGGTCGCACTCGTACGACGACCGGTTCTCCCTCGGACTGGACATCCTGCTCGCGGGGATCGAGTCCCGCGTCCGCTGATTTCCGAGGTCGACGAAACTCCTTGACACGTGGAGTGTGGAACGCCAGGATTTCACACATCAAACAAGAGGGGGGTCTTCGAATGACCGCATTGTCGCCGTCCGCCTGTGCAGCTCAGGTCTCACTGATCAACGCCTGGCGTTCCGCTCACCCCGCTGTTCGATCGAACGGCGTGATCATCCTCGCCACAAGCTGAAGTGAGCGGCGGAATGGCTCTCATGACCACGCAGCGCACACTGTTCGGCTCGTTCCTCGGAGGGCTGTTGGCGCTGCTGTCGGGCGTCGTCATCGACGGCGGGCTGTGGCTGTGGGCGTTCGCGTCCGTGCTCAGTGGCGACGGTGCCGTGACCATCGGGCCCATCGTCCACGCTTCGGCCATGGAGGGGTCTGCGACCACGGTCAGCGGTCCCGGCCTCTTGATCGTCCCGGTGGGTCTCGCGCTCGTCGGCGCTGTGCTCGCCTGGCTCATCTCGCGTCGATCGGCAACGGGTACCCGGGCGGCGGAACCCCGACGGTGATGCATCGCCTGCCTCGAGGGTCCCTGAGCCGGCTCGCCCGTACGCTGGAGCCGTGACCGACGAGCCCGCGCCGACCCATGAGCGCACGACGCAGGGGGTCGGGCCGCACCCGCGGCCGTGGCCCGACGATCCCCGGCTCGACCCGGAGCTGCTCGAACGTGGGGACACCCGCAACGTCGTCGACGCCTACCGGTACTGGTCGATGGAGGCGATCGTCGCTGACCTCGACACCCGTCGACACGGGTTCGACGTGGCGATCGAGAACTGGCAGCACGACCTGAACATCGGGTCGATCGTCCGGTCGGCGAACGCGTTCCTCGCGGGAACCGTGCACATCATCGGGCGCCGGCGCTGGAACCGTCGTGGGGCGATGGTCACGGACCGGTACCAGCACGTGCGGAACCACCCCGACGTGGCGTCCTTCCTGCAGGCGATGCGCGACGAGGGACGCCCGGTCATCGCGATCGACAACACCCCTGGTGCCGAGATGCTCGAGACCGCGGAGGTCCCCGCGCGCTGCGTGTTCCTGTTCGGGCAGGAGGGGCCCGGGCTGACCGACGAGGCCGTCGCCGGCGCGGACGGGCACCTCGAGATCGCGCAGTACGGCTCCACCCGGAGCATCAACGCGTCCGCGGCCGCCGCGATCGTCATGCACGCGTGGATCGTCCGGCACGCCACGCCCCCTCGCTGAACCCGTCCCGGGTCCGGCTGCCGAGTGCACAGAAGTGGCGACGTCCGGGGTGGTCCGGTGACAACGTCTGCGCACTCGATCGGGGCCGGGGCAGCGGATGCCAGCTCCGGCTGCCGAGTGCGCAGGAGTGGCGACGTCCGGGGTGGTTCGCTGACAACGTCTGCGCACTCGATCGGGGCCGGGGCAGCGGATGCCAGCTCCGGCAGATGAGTGCGCAGAAGTGGTGACGTCCGGGGTGGAGCGCTCACATCGTCTGCGCACTCGATCCAGTCCGGCACGAGCGGCACGTGCGGCACGTGCGGCACGTCCGGCACGTGCGGCACCCGCAGCCCCCGCCACCGGACGCGATGGGCGACACCTGTCCCCCGAACAGGGTGAACGGCGGGGTGAAAAACCCCCGAACGAGGGGTCCTCGACCTTCGCGCACCCCAAGATCGGAAGTGCTGGCCATTGAGGCGGTCGGCAATCCCTGATCAAACTGACCTGCACGCGTGGACCCGACCACACGAGGGGGTCTCCTCGTCGTGTCCGGAAGGTCACACACGTGCTGCTCGCGTCCCGTTCCCCTCGGCATCGGTCGGAATCCGTCGCGCGTCCCCGGTGGTTCCGCGGGATCGCGTTGGCCCTCGCCGTGCTCATCCCGACCACCGGCGTTGCCCTGGGCACCACCGGGGTGGCGCAGGCGGCCGTGGTGCAGTGGGGGAGCGGGGCCGATCAGTCACCGAACTACCAGGCGACCGTCAACGGCGACTTCACCATGACGGGCAACGGCGTCCTGGCGTGCTCGGGTACCGCGCTCACCGCGACGAGCACGAGCGGCAGCTGCACCGACCTGCACGCGAACAACCCGGGCACGGGCGTCACGACGTCGTACAACGACTACTTCAAGATGACGAACTCGAACACGGTGTCCGGGTTCACCACGAACTCGTCGACCGGCAGCGTGACGATCCCATCCGGTGCCACCGTGACGAAGGCGTACCTCGACTAGAGCGCGAACACGGGCGTGTTCACCGGCTCGGGCAACGTGACCTGCTCGGGGAACTCCGCGAACGGCTCGCAGTGGTACGCCACGCGACCGGACGCCGCGAACGGGTACCGGACGCAGGGCGTGCAGCTCAAGGTCGGCACCGGCGCGATCCGGACCGTGGCGCCCGATGCCCTCCTCGAGGACCCGACGAGCCAGGCGAGCGCGTTGTACTACTCGGCGAGCGCCGACGTGACGAGCGCCTTCGCGAACGCGACGACCGGTTCCGCGCTGAACGTCAGCGCCGGGAACATCTGGGCCGCGGTCGGCGCCGGCTGCTACGCGGGCTGGTCCCTGACGGTCGTGTACGACTACGGCAAGTACATCCCCGGCAACGCCGCGAGCGCCCCGCACAAGGTCATCTACTACCAGGGCCACGTCCGCGAGGCCGCGTCGGACAACCCGCTGACCGTGAACTTCACCGGCTTCTCGGCGCTGCAGTCGGGCGTGAAGTTCGGGTACACGCTGTACGAGGGCGACCGCGGCATCACCGGCGACTACATGCGGTACACCCCGCAGGGCGGCACCGCGACCGAGGTCCTGAACACCAAGGGCGCGAGCGGCAACATCGGTGTCGGGCAGGCGGACGGCTCGGCCAGGTACACGCAGACGAGCGACACCAGCGCGTTCACGAACCAGAGCGTCGACGTGCACACCCAGACGCTCTCCGGTGTCAACAAGGGCGACACGTCGATGACCCTGACGGTCGGGACGAGCGGTGACTCCTACCTGCTGCAGAACGCCGTGCTGTCCGTGCCGACGGCGGCGCTCAGCGTGTCGAAGACCCTCGACGGCTCGACCAACGACCAGTACCGGATCGCCTCGGAGAACACGGCCTACACGATCACGGTGACGAACAACGGGTCGGTCGCCCTGTCGAACATCCGCCTGACGTTCCCCGACACCGAGACGTGCACGCCGTCGTCCACCATCGCCGGACCGTTGGCGTCGGGCGCGACGGCCACGGTCCAGTGCACCGGTCCGCCGCCCACGGCAGCGTCGACCACCAGCTCGGTGACCGCGACCGGCCAGGTCGCGAGCGACACCACGGTGTCCGTGACCGACACCGCCTCCACGAACACGTACCTCTCCGCCCTCGGCCTGACGAAGACGTCCGCCCTGGCGAACGGTGCGACCGGCAAGGCTGGCGACACCGTGAACTACACCTTCACCGCGACGAACACCGGCACCGGCCCGCTGTCCGGCGTCGCGATCACGGACCCGCTCGCCGGGCTCTCCGCGCTGACCTACGGCTCCTGGCCGTCCGGAACTGCGGGGACGCTCGCCGCCGGGCAGTCCGTCACGGCCACCGGCACGTACACGCTGACGCAGAACGACGTCGACGCCGGCACCGTCACGAACACCGCCTCCGTCACGGGCACCGACCCGGACGGCGGCCCCAAGCCCACCGCGACCGCGTCGCGCACGCAGCCGCTCGGCGCCGCGAACGCGCTCACCCTGACGAAGTCCGGTGCGCTGGCATCCGGAGCGACCGGCAAGGCCGGCGACACCGTGAACTGGTCGTTCCGTCTGACGAACTCCGGTGCCCAGACGATCACCGGTGCGACGATCACCGACCAGCTCGCCGGCGTCTCCTCCATCGCGTACGGCACGTGGCCGCAGGGCACGGCCGGGAGGCTCGGGCCGGGTCAGTCCGTCACGGCAACCGCGACCTCGACGCTGACCCAGGCGCAGGTCGATGCCGGTTCGCTGACGAACACGGCCACCGCCGCCGGACGGAGCGCCACCGGCAGCACCGTCACCGCACCGACCGCGACGGCGACCGTGGCGATCCCCGCCGCGAACGCGCTGACGCTCGCCAAGACCGGTGCGATCGCCGCCGGCTCGACCGGCAAGGCCGGCGACGGCGTGACCTGGTCGTTCACGCTGACCAACTCGGGCAACCAGACCGTCACGTCCGCGAGCATCACCGACCGACTCGCCGGGGTGTCGGCGATCACGTTCGGCACCTGGCCGTCCGGCACGAGCGGCACGCTCGCCCCCGGGCAGTCCGTGACCGGGACCGCGACGTACGCGCTGACGCAGACCGACGTCGACGCCGGCAGCGTCGTGAACACCGCTGGTGCGTCCGCGACGGCCGCCACGGGTGGGACCGTCACCGCGACCGACGCGACGGCGACGGTCCGGGTGACCGATGCCTCCAGTCTGACCATCGTCAAGGACGGGAGCCTGGCGTCCGGCGCGACCGGGCGTGCCGGGGACACCGTGAACTGGACGTTCCGGGTGACCAACGGCGGCAACCGCACCCTCACCGGTGTCGCGATCGCCGACCCGCTGGCCGGGCTGTCCGCGGTCTCCTACGGCACCTGGGCGTCGGGGACCACCGGCAAGCTCGCACCGGGGCAGTCCGTCACCGCGACCGCCACGTCGACGCTGACGCAGGCGCAGGTCGACGCCGGGGCGATCACGAACACCGCGACCGCGAACGGCACGAACCCGTCGGGCACGGCCGTGACGAGCGGCCAGACCTCGAAGACGGTCAACGTGGCCGCGGCGCAGAAGATCGCCGTCACGAAGACCGGTTCGCTCGCCTCGGGTGCGACCGGCGGGGTCGGTGACACCGTGAACTGGCAGTTCAGCGCGACGAACACCGGCAACACCACGCTGTACGGGGTCGCGATCGCGGACGGGCTCTCCGGCATCTCGGCGCTGACGTACACGTGGCCAGGGACCAGTGGCCAGCTCGCCCCGAACCAGACGGTGACCGCGACGGCGACGTACAAGCTGACGCAGGCGGACGTGGACGCCGGCAGCGTCGTGAACACCGCGACGGCCTCCGGGAACACCCGCGCCGACGGCACCGGCTCCCCGGCGTCGTCGACGGGCTCCGCCGCGGTCTCCGTGACCCGTGCGCCCGGCATCGCGATCGCGAAGTCCGGGGCGCTCGCCTCGGGCTCGACCGGTGCGGTCGGGGACACCGTGAACTACACGTTCACCGTCCGGAACTCGGGCAACCAGACCCTCACCGGGGTGGCCGTCAGCGACCCGCTGACCGGGCTGTCCTCGCTGACGTACTCGTGGCCTGGTGCCTCCGGCCGCCTGACCCCCGGGCAGTCCGCCACCGCGACGGCGACCTACAAGCTGACCCAGAAGGACGTCGACGCCGGGGTCGTGACGAACACGGCCACCGCGACCGGGACCGCGCCCGACGGCAGCACCGCGACCAACTCCGCATCGGCCCGCACCACGGTGCCGGCGGCGCCCGGGATCGCCGTGTCGAAGACCGGGGCGCTCGCCGCCGGTGCGACGGGCAAGGCCGGTGACACCGTGGACTACACGTTCACGGCGCGGAACACCGGCAACCAGACGCTCACCGGTGTCACCGTGTCCGACGCACTCGCGGGTGTCTCCACGATCGCGTACGGCACGTGGCCCTCCGGCACCGCGGGCACGCTCGCACCGGGGCAGTCCGTCACCGCGACCGCGACGTACACGCTGACCCAGGCGGACGTGGACGCGGGCAGCGTGGTGAACACCGCGCAGTCGACGGGTCGTTCGCCCGCGGGCACGGCCGTCACCGTGTCGTCCCCCTCGACGCTCGTCGTGCCGGCGTCCGGCGCGCTGTCCTTCACGAAGGCGGGCACGGCGCCGGCGGGTGCCGCGGCCGGGTCGACCGTGAGCTGGACCTTCACCGCGCGGAACACCGGCAACGTGACGCTCACCGGCGTCACGATCACCGACCAGCTCGCGGGGCTCTCCGCGATCACGTCCTCGTGGCCGGGGGCCACCGGGCGCCTCGCTCCGGGGCAGACCGTCACCGCGACCGCCACGTCCACGCTGACGCAGACGCAGGTCGACGCGGGCACCGTCCGGAACACCGCGACGATCGCCGGCACGACCCCGTCGAACACCGTCGTGTCCCAGGCCACCGCGGCCAGCGTGTCGATCGACCGCACGGCGTCGATCACCGTCACGAAGACCGGCTCGCTCGCCGCGGGCTCGACCGGGACCGCCGGCGACCGCGCCGACTGGACGCTCCGCATCACGAACACCGGCAACACCACGCTGACGTCCGTCGCCGCGACGGACTCGCTCGCCGGGCTCTCCTCGTTGACCTACACGTGGCCGGGGACCGCCGGGACGCTCGCACCGGGGCAGTCCGCGACCGCGACGGCGTCCGGCACGGTGACCCAGGCGGACATCGACGCCGGCTCGGTGACGAACACCGCGACAGCGTCCGGGTCCGGTCCGTCCGGCACGACGACTGCGACGGCGCAGGGTTCCGGCACGATCCCGCTCGCGGGCTCGCCGGCGCTCGGCTTCACGAAGAGCGTGGCGACGGGCAGCGGGTACACCGGCCGGGCCGGTGACACCCTCGTCTACACCCTCCGGGTGACCAACTCGGGCAACCAGACCCTCACGAACGTCGCGATCACCGACCCGCACGCCGGCCTCGGTGCGATGACGTCCACGTGGCCGGGCACTGCGGGTCGCCTCGCGCCGGGACAGTCGGCCACCGCGTCGGCGTCGTACACGCTGACGCAGGCGGACGTCGACGCGGGCACCGTCGCGAACCGGGCGACGGCCTCGGCGACGACGCCCTCCGGCACCGCCGTGACGACGCCCGCATCGGCATCGGCGGCGATCACCGCGGCGCCCGGCATCGCGGTCGCGAAGAG
Coding sequences within:
- a CDS encoding TrmH family RNA methyltransferase; translated protein: MTDEPAPTHERTTQGVGPHPRPWPDDPRLDPELLERGDTRNVVDAYRYWSMEAIVADLDTRRHGFDVAIENWQHDLNIGSIVRSANAFLAGTVHIIGRRRWNRRGAMVTDRYQHVRNHPDVASFLQAMRDEGRPVIAIDNTPGAEMLETAEVPARCVFLFGQEGPGLTDEAVAGADGHLEIAQYGSTRSINASAAAAIVMHAWIVRHATPPR
- a CDS encoding HAD-IIA family hydrolase, whose protein sequence is MATRDEVECWLTDMDGVLVHENQALPGAPELIQQWLDEGTEFLVLTNNSIFTPRDLSARLRWSGIDVPEDRIWTSALATADFCKSQMPGGSAFVIGEAGMTTALHEAGFIMTETAPDYVVVGETRNYSFEAITKAVRLIRDGARFIVTNPDATGPSAEGVLPATGAIAAMIEKATGKQPYVVGKPNPMMFRSAMNRIGAHSENTGMIGDRMDTDVQAGIEAGLHTVLVMTGISDQAEIDRYPFRPSEVISGVHELVRTEPIEVEM
- a CDS encoding TetR/AcrR family transcriptional regulator C-terminal domain-containing protein, translating into MLVEPGSPSATPRPTAGDAVVPAAPRRRRGRPNVLTREQVIDAATAIANEDGLERLSFRALGNRLGVAPMTVHRTIGGLDDLHAELVRRTVDEFTATFVWPTDWREIVRVFATTFRDLMRTHPLVLESHSSRAPLVSSESDAVVAKVVGALRSAGLSDTEAMYAFFVVYDFVVGHAGVQVGRGDAEAGRPERHALVGEILGSHSYDDRFSLGLDILLAGIESRVR